Sequence from the Parvicella tangerina genome:
CCTATCCTAGAATTCATGGAAGAATCAATAGACCTCTTAGAAGAAGTAAATAATATTTCAAAAATTCACAGTTTATCCAGATCAGATATCGATAACCTGATGATTGAAATAGCCAGACGAGTGTTGAAAACGCTGAGGCTAGAGCGAATGAGTGTTTGGATATTTGATAAGCACAAGACAGAGTTGGTATCCATTGGAGAGTATCATTTGCCGACTGAGCAGTTTTCCAAGGATAATCATCTAAAAAAGGATAATTACCCCACCTACTTCAATGCAATTGTGGAGAATGAGATTGTGTTAGTTGAGAACGTTCATACGAATCCACTAACGATGGAGCTTGATGAAGATTATTCCATGCCGAATAATGTGATTTCTTTAATGGATATTCCATTGCGAATGGAAGGGGAATTGATTGGGGTGATGTGCTTTGAAAAAACAGGTGATAAGGAACGCATGTTTTCTAGAAAAGAACAAGTCTTTGCATTGAGTATTGCGATCATCTTTGCTTCAAATATGGAGGCAAGGTATCGAAGAGCGCTGCAAAAGAAACTAGATGAGGAACTTAAAGAGAAAACAATTTTACTAAAGGAGGTTCATCACCGTGTTAAGAATAATTTGTCGGTAGTTTCTAGTTTGATCAATTTGCAAGCCTCTAAGGCCATGGACAGCTTCCACCGCACATTATTCAAAGAATGTAAAACCAAGATTAATTCAATCGCTAATATCCATGAGTTTATCTACAAGTCTAAATCGTTGTCAAAAATAGACTTGAAACTTTATTTTGGACGGTTGATTAATGAATTAGAAGAGTTCTATTCTTCTGAAGGTGGCAAGGTGAAAATCGAAAAGGAGATTACCGAAGGTTATTTAGAGTTAGAGCAAGCCATTCCGTTAGCGTTGATCATTAATGAGGTTATTACCAATGCGTTCAAGCACGCTTTTGTGAATGAAAACGAAGGTAAAATAAAGGTGGTTTTATCGGTTGACGAAAAAGAAGCTGTTCTTAGAATAAGAGACAATGGTATCGGTATCCAGACGGATTTAAACGAGCAGAAATCTTTAGGAATAGAAATTATTGAAAGCCTCACTAAACAATTAGAGGGACGTCAAGAATATGTTGTGGATGACGGTACCGCTTTTTCTTTGCGATTTCCTGTAGTTATGAAACATGAAGAAGTGATAGAAAGTGAGTAGTAGGGATTAATCATAATGTGCCTCAATATCCCAGTCCTCTGAAAGGCTATAAGATGTTTTAATCGCGTTCATGGTGTAGAATGGTGCAGAATTGAAGTTCCAATAACTATTTGACCATCCATGGGATGGGTGTATTATCCACTGTCAATTTGTTACAGATCTAGATAAGTACACCATCTAGGTATCACTTAGGTGGTCGCCACACCTTTCTAGCAATAACATAGCCACAACTAGAGCACCTTTACTGCATACGGATAGCATAAAGATACCAGAGAACTACCAGAAGTAGGGTGAACCTAGTTCAATATCGTCTATTAAAGGGACCAGTTAACCAGATAATCGATTTCCTTGCTCAAAGAAGCCTTTTCGTTTCAACAAAAGCACCACACCCAAAAAGAGCAATTGTACAAAAGCTCCTGCGTATTCCATGATGTAGGGATTGCCACCGATGATCTCTATGTTGGCGATGGCGCCTAGTTTCCAGTTGTATCCGAAGAAAGTGAAACCGATCCAGTTTACTCCGCTGTGCATACCGATGGTCAACCAGATGGAGCCCGAGTAATAATAGAGTAGGGAGTAGATATAAGACGCAACGAACAGGCTAATAAAATACCCCATGCTAAAGTCATTCAAGGCAAAGTGTCCCATGGCAAAGATCAATCCCATGATGGTAAATATGATGTGTGGATTCATGTGGTCCTTCAACTTTTGAATGGGATAGGCTCGGGTGCCAACTTCTTCGATGAGTGAGTTCCAGATGATGAAGCCAAAGAAAAAGTAGAGGTAATAACCGATGTAGCTAAAGGCATTGACGTTCTCCCCAAATGCAGGTTCGGTATCGACTTCGTCTGCGAAGTACATCATTATAGCGTACTTGCTGGAGACTACGATCACGCCCAGGACAAAACCAACTAATAAAGTAGGTACCGCATTTCGGGTAAAGCCCAGTTCACTGAATTTTTGTTGATGGATGAACTTCTGCGCCAGCCAGATGATGAATAGCGAACATGCTCCAAACAAGGTAAAGAAGAATACGTTTCCCAGCTGCACTTTGAAGTTGAGTCCCGTGTTCTCACGGATGTTTACTCCAAAGACTTCTGCTAGTTTGAGTAAGGGCAGCATGATGGCTACGGATAGTAATACTACAAGAACTACCGTGATGATCTTTACTGCTAGGTGGTTGTTATAGGCTTGTCTGATTTTGGAGAGCAAGGAGGTTTTGGTTTTTGGGTGATGGGGCAAAGGTACTATTTATGGGATGATTGCTAGAGTAGATTCTTTGGAAGTAGAAAGAGGCATTGCGTTATGTTCATTTCTTTTGTCTTGCAGCGCCTTCAGGCAAGCTTATGGCGGCCGAAGGATACAAAAGAAACGAACCAAAGAAAAAATCAAGGCTGATCACTACTTTCTGTTCAATGACGAAATGGTCACTAACTCACCCAAACTCGCTAAATCGCCATGAGCGAAAATGAATTTTCGATGGCTGAGCTCAAACATGGGTTCGTCTTAACGTTCCTCATTTCTATTTCACTACGAAAGTTGAGATAGGCCGCTTTTTAATTGTCACTCTGAGAGAAACGAAGAGTCTTCCTATTGGGATTACCGCTTAAGGTGGGGAGATCCTTCGCTGTGCTCAGGATGACGGGGTTGTTTTGCTAAGGCTGTTGCATACCTCAAGCCGGTAGGACTTTTCATTTTTGTCTTGATACAAAAACGAAACAAAAAAATCAAGGCTGATCAAACTCCGGAATCGATCTATGTGCAAAGACTAAGTGCGGCCGGGTGATCACTTCGTGCTTCCCGGTCTTACTAAGTCTTTTGCTGTATCTCTCATCCATCGTTTAATAGGCCATTTTTTAATTAGTGCTTTGAAGAGTAGGAAATTACTCTTTAATGTGCGTTTATCGTGTCTCTAACGAAGCTCGGAGGGAGCGCCAGCGTATATCCAACGGGGCGCTGACGTATACGGGTTGGGTAGGGGTAGGGATGACGTTGGGTTAGTGTGGTGAGTTGGTGGGAAGATGGTGGGGTGATGGTAGGAACAGGGTAGGGAGATAGTAGGAAGTGTTCCTTTGTAATTATGATTTTTTAACAGGCTCAATGGTCTGTTTGGCATGGTTCTGCCACTGTAACTAGGTATTAACAATAAAAATACCAAAGTTATGGCAAAAGCAAGTGGACCGATGAAGATCAGTGGAAGAATAGGGGATCTAGTTTTCTACATAAAGAATGGACAACAATATGTGATGCTTGCGGGTGATAAGAGCGATAAGCGCAGGAAATCGTATAAGAAAAATGAAAAGTTCATTAGCACGAATAAGCTACGAGGTGGCGTTAACTACTTTGCTGCGAGCTTGTATCGATTGATGAAGCAAAGTGGCGTGGCGACTGGTTCGAAACAATTTAATGCGTTTAAGAATGAGATCCAAAACCGTATGAAACGCCTGATCAAACCGGGTGATACGATCAAGGCTGCGGATGTAAAGCAACGGATTCATGGTTATCAATGGCGAAATAATCATGAGGGACAGGCGATACATGCAGAGCTACAAGGGGATTGTATTGTGATTGAAAACACGAGTAGTGAGCGAAGTTTTTTTAATACAGCCATAAAATACCAGATCAATGTTTACCGAAGAACGCTGGATGATGTGCATTGGAATGGTGAGAAATATGATTATCAATTGCCGGGTAAGATACCTGCGTTTGCTCAACTGGAGTGGATTTGTACGCCTGAGGCTACTTCGGTGCGTATTTCATTGGAAGGATTGGCTGAAAATGAATTTATAGTGATGAGCATACTGCCCATGCAGGATGAGCATTATGTGATGCAGAGTGGTGCGAGTGTTTGGGTGTTTTGAGGTTAGATTTTCGATTGAATTGCAAAACGTATTCAAATTACGGTGTAGCCGAGCTTAATTTGTAGTGGACTATTAATTAAACATGAGAAGCAAAATAAATGTCTGGTTGAATTTATTTGCAGATTACTTAATCTGTCCGTAAATTTGTCCGTGTCCGTAAAAATGTCCGTAACAAAATTGATTTAAATGGCTACAATAAATTTCTATCTAGATAAAGCAGATAAAAAAGGTTTTTCACCAATTCACCTAAGGATTAACTGCGGTGGTAAGCAGATTAAGATTTCTACGGGTGAGAAGA
This genomic interval carries:
- a CDS encoding CPBP family intramembrane glutamic endopeptidase — translated: MPHHPKTKTSLLSKIRQAYNNHLAVKIITVVLVVLLSVAIMLPLLKLAEVFGVNIRENTGLNFKVQLGNVFFFTLFGACSLFIIWLAQKFIHQQKFSELGFTRNAVPTLLVGFVLGVIVVSSKYAIMMYFADEVDTEPAFGENVNAFSYIGYYLYFFFGFIIWNSLIEEVGTRAYPIQKLKDHMNPHIIFTIMGLIFAMGHFALNDFSMGYFISLFVASYIYSLLYYYSGSIWLTIGMHSGVNWIGFTFFGYNWKLGAIANIEIIGGNPYIMEYAGAFVQLLFLGVVLLLKRKGFFEQGNRLSG
- a CDS encoding histidine kinase dimerization/phosphoacceptor domain -containing protein, whose product is MEESIDLLEEVNNISKIHSLSRSDIDNLMIEIARRVLKTLRLERMSVWIFDKHKTELVSIGEYHLPTEQFSKDNHLKKDNYPTYFNAIVENEIVLVENVHTNPLTMELDEDYSMPNNVISLMDIPLRMEGELIGVMCFEKTGDKERMFSRKEQVFALSIAIIFASNMEARYRRALQKKLDEELKEKTILLKEVHHRVKNNLSVVSSLINLQASKAMDSFHRTLFKECKTKINSIANIHEFIYKSKSLSKIDLKLYFGRLINELEEFYSSEGGKVKIEKEITEGYLELEQAIPLALIINEVITNAFKHAFVNENEGKIKVVLSVDEKEAVLRIRDNGIGIQTDLNEQKSLGIEIIESLTKQLEGRQEYVVDDGTAFSLRFPVVMKHEEVIESE